The nucleotide sequence CTCCACGGTCGACTTCGAGGACACGATCTCCAAGCAGGGGTTCTCGATCGACAACCCCAACGCGGGGGGTTCCTGCGCCTGCGGCGACTCCTTCCACTGAGTCCGTCCGCTCCTCCCGAGAGGCCCGTCGTCCGTCCGGACGGCGGGCCTCCCGGCGTTCCCAGGAGGCCCCGCGGACCGCTCCAGGAGGGGTCTCCGAGCGCCGCGCGGAAGCTGACACTGTGTCACCAGATGTCAGCGACACGGGGTAAGCTCGGAGAGAAACATTCCACCTGACTGTGTCCGGGCTCTTCAAATCGGGGCCTTCGGCGCGCAGACGACGAGCACGAGAAGAAGAGGAAGGGCCGTCTGTGAGTTCGCACACACGAACCGACAGCCTCCGGCGCCGCACGGCGAAGGTGTCTGCGGTAGCAGTCCTGGCAGCAACCGCGCTGACGGGATGCTCGGAAGAGGCGAAGCTCGGCTGGATGCCCACCGAGCGTGGCACCACCGACAACGCCGACATGATCCTCGACCTGTGGGTCGGCTCCTGGATCGCGGCCCTCGTCGTGGGACTGGTGACCTGGGGCCTCATGCTCTGGTGCATGATCGCCTACCGCCGGCGCAAGAACGAGACCGGCTACCCGCGCCAGGTGGCGTACCACGCCCCGCTCGAGGTCTTCTACACGATCGTCCCGATCGCCCTGATCATGTCCCTGTTCTTCTTCACCGAGCGGACCCAGGCCGAGATCACCGCCCCGGACGACAACCCGGACGTGACCGTCCAGGTCTACGGCAAGCAGTGGGCCTGGGACTTCAACTACCTGACCGACGACGTCTGGGACACCGGCATCCAGGGCCACCTCGACGGCGAGGAGGGCGTCCCCGAGCGGGTGCCCACCCTGTACCTGCCCGTCGACAGCGACGTCGAGCTGCAGGTCACCTCCCGCGACGTCATCCACTCCTTCTGGGTCCCCGCGTTCCTCGAGAAGCGGGACATGTTCCCGGGCCGCACCAACACCATCAGCATCACCACGGGGCAGGAGGGCGAGTACTTCGGCAAGTGCGCCGAGTTCTGCGGCGAGTACCACTCCGAGATGCTGTTCAACGTCAACGTGGTCAGCCAGGCCGAGTACGACGCCCACATCCAGTCCTTGCGCGACGCCGGCCAGACCGGGGCCCTGGGCGAGGAGTACAGCCGCGACTCCTACCCGGGCGCGGACGACCAGCAGCAAGAATCTTTTAACAACTAAGGAGTACCGGTGTCCACACTCGAGTATTCACGGGACGAGGCAGCCACTGTCGCTCCGCGCGTGGTGCCCCGGTCCAAGGGACGGATGGTCGTCAACTGGATCACGTCCACCGACCACAAGACGATCGGGTACATGTACCTGATCTCCTCGTTCGCCTTCTTCTGCATCGCCGGCGTCATGGCGCTGCTGATCCGCGCCGAGCTCTTCGAGCCGGGCATGCAGATCCTGGAGACCAAGGAGCAGTACAACCAGCTGTTCACCATGCACGGCACGCTGATGCTGCTGATGTTCGGCACCCCGCTGTTCGTCGGCTTCGCCAACGTCATCGTCCCGCTGCAGATCGGCGCCCCCGACGTCGCGTTCCCGCGGCTCAACGCCCTGGCGTTCTGGTTCTTCCTGTTCGGCTCGCTGATCGCCACCGCCGGGTTCCTCACCCCCCAGGGCGCGGCCTCCTTCGGCTGGTTCGCGTACACGCCGTTGAGCAACTCCTCGTTCTCGCCCGGCGCCGGTGGTGACCTCTGGGTCTTCGGCCTCGCCCTGTCCGGCTTCGGCACGATCATGGGCGGCGTCAACTTCATCACCACGATCATCGCGATGCGCGCCCCCGGCATGACCGTGTGGCGGATGGGCCTGTTCACCTGGAACACGCTCATCACCTCGCTGCTCGTGATCATGGTGTTCCCGCCGCTGGCCGCCGCGCTGTTCGCACTGGGCATGGACCGGACCCTGGGCGGGCACATCTTCGACCCGGCCAACGGGGGAGCGGTGCTGTGGCAGCACCTCTTCTGGTTCTTCGGCCACCCCGAGGTGTACGTGCTCGCGCTGCCGTTCTTCGGCATCGTCTCCGAGATCATCCCGGTGTTCTCCCGCAAGCCGCTGTTCGGCTACAAGGGCCTCGTGTTCGCGACCATCGCGATCGCCGCCCTGTCGGTGACCGTGTGGGCCCACCACATGTACGTCACCGGGGCCGTGATGCTGAGCTTCTTCGCGTTCATGACCATGATGATCGCGGTGCCCACCGGCGTGAAGTTCTTCAACTGGATCGGCACGATGTGGCAGGGCTCGATCACCTTCGAGACGCCGATGCTGTGGGTGCTGGGCTTCATGTTCACGTTCCTCTTCGGCGGCCTGACCGGCGTCATCCTGGCCACCCCGCCGCTGGACTTCCACGTCTCCGACTCGTACTTCGTGGTCGCCCACTTCCACTACGTCATCTTCGGCACCGTGGTGTTCGGCATGTTCGCCGGGTTCTACTTCTGGTGGCCCAAGTTCACCGGCAAGATGCTCAACGAGCGGATCGGCAAGATCCACTTCTGGCTGCTGTTCCTGGGCTTCCACATGACCTTCCTGATCCAGCACTGGCTGGGCGTGGACGGCATGCCGCGCCGCTACGCGGACTACCTGCCGGAGGACAACTTCACCTGGATGAACCAGATCTCCACGGTCGGGGCGATGCTCCTCGGCGTCTCGATGATCCCGTGGTTCTGGAACGTCTACACGACCTGGCGCAACGGCACGAAGGTCGAGGTCGACGACCCCTGGGGCTTCGGCGGATCGCTGGAGTGGGCCACATCCTGCCCGCCGCCGCGGCACAACTTCACCTCGCTGCCGCGCATCCGGTCCGAGCGGCCGGCGCTGGACCTGCACCACCCGGAGCTGGCCGCGGAGTCCCCGCAGCAGTCCCCGGTCGACGACGGCGCCATCGCCACGCGGAAGGGCTGAGCATGAAACTCTCCATCAAACTGTTCATCCTCATCGGGGGCTTCAGCCTCCTGGTGGCCGTGGTCTACGGCTTCCTCACGCGGTTCGACGAGCTCGTCGGGTTCCCGGCGCTGCTGGCCGTCGGCGCCATGTCCTTCATGCTGGCCGTCTACCTGTGGCTCGTGAACCGCAACACCGGTGGCGTCCTCCCCGAGGACAAGCTCGACGGCGAGATCGTCGAGTCCGCCGGCGAGTACGGACACTTCTCCCCGTGGAGCTGGTGGCCCCTGCTGCTCGGCACCGGCTGCGCCCTCGCGTTCACGGCGCTGGCCATGGGCTGGTGGATCCTCGGCCTCGCCGCCCCGCTGGCGGTGCTCGGCCTGGTGGGTCTGATCTTCGAGTACTCCCGCGGCGACCACGCCCACTGACACGGGCGGCTGAACGCCGACCGTCGACAAGGCCCCGGACACCCCAGGTGTCCGGGGCCTTGCGCATCCTCGTGCTGCGGGCGGCCGGCCGTCGCCCGCAGCTCAGGGGAGACCGGGGCGGCCACAGCGATCCCGGGGGACGGGGCTGACGACGGGAGAGACCTGGCCAGCCACAGCGGGCCCTGGGAACGGGGGCCGACGGCGGGGCAGCCGCTGCCGCTGCAAGGCCCCGGGGTGGCCGGCGATGACGCTCGGTGTGAGGGGTACCTGGTGCTCCAGAGGCCGGGGTGCAGCCAGGGTCCTTGGGAACCGGCGCCGACTGCCGTCCGCGGCCTCAACGACGCGGTCCGGGGCAGCGGCCAGCGCCTCCGCTCCGAGCGGCCCGGCGCGTCGTTCAGGGGTTCCGGCGCGACCGGACGGACGATGCCGGGTGGCACCTGTTGCACCGGTCGAAGGTCGAGGCGCAGGGTCATCCCCGGGCGGTGCACCCTGGCGACCGTCCGTACTGCGTCCTCTGCCTGGTCATGGTGCGCCTCGAGCGGCTCGGTGTTCCGCGCGGGACCGTTCTCGACGCTGACCGGGTCGTCACCGCCGCGCCGCAGGCTCCGCGATGCCAGAGGACACGGAGCGTCCTCCCGCGTCCGTCCGGTGCCGGACCAGCCCGCCGGGCCTGGGGGCCGCCGGAGACGCCTCGGAGACGCCTGTCGACGCCGGACGAATACTGAGCAGATGCGACGGTCGAAAAGTGAGCACTCAACGATTGGAGTGTGATCACTGTGGAAGATTGGGCGTTGATCCGTCGGCTGCATGCCGAGGGGGTGCCGAAGTCCCAGATCGCCTCGCGGCTGGGGATCTCGCGGAACACGGTCGCCAAGGCCGTGGCCGCCTCCCGGCCACCGCGCTACGAGAGGTCTGCGGGGCCCAACGCGTTCACCGATGTCGAGCCGGTCGTGCGGGCGCTGCTGGCCGAGCACCCGTCCATGCCGGCTGTCAACGGTCAGCGGGACTTCCCGGTAGGCGGTCAGGTGATCTCCCCGTCTGCGGACAGCTGATCTCCCTGTCCGCGGTCAGTTGACCTCCCTGCCGGTCAGTTCAGTGGGACCACCCCGCGTCCGGCGGTGGCCTCGGTGAGCCGCAGCGAGGTGCCCTCGGTGATGATCACGTGGGCGTGGTGCAGGAGCCGGTCCACGGCGGCGGTGGCCAGGGTCTTGGGCATGATCGTGTCGAACCCGGCCGGGTGGATGTTCGAGGTCACCGCGAGGCTGCGGCGTTCATAAGTCGCATCGACGAGGCGGTAGAAGGCCTCGGCGGCGGCCTGGCCCGAGGGCAGCATCCCGATGTCGTCCACGACGATGAGCTCGGCCCGGGTGATCCGGGCGATGGTCTTGCCGATCGAGCCGTCCGCCCCGGCGCGGCCGATCGCGGCGGTCAGCGACTCGAGGGTGAACCAGGAGACCCGCATCCCGGCGTCGATGACCTGATGGGCCAGGGCCTCGACGAAATGGGTCTTGCCCGTGCCCGAAGGCCCCGAGATCGCGAGGTTCTCCGCCCGCCCCACCCACTCCAGGGTGGCCAGGGCCGACTGGGTCGGGACCGGGATCGAGGAATCGGCTTCGCGCCAGGAGGCGAAGGTCTTCCCGGCGGGCAGTCCGGCGGCTTTGCGGCGTGCGGCCCGAGTGGCCTCATCACGCCCGCGGGCCTCTTCG is from Kocuria rosea and encodes:
- the coxB gene encoding cytochrome c oxidase subunit II, whose amino-acid sequence is MSSHTRTDSLRRRTAKVSAVAVLAATALTGCSEEAKLGWMPTERGTTDNADMILDLWVGSWIAALVVGLVTWGLMLWCMIAYRRRKNETGYPRQVAYHAPLEVFYTIVPIALIMSLFFFTERTQAEITAPDDNPDVTVQVYGKQWAWDFNYLTDDVWDTGIQGHLDGEEGVPERVPTLYLPVDSDVELQVTSRDVIHSFWVPAFLEKRDMFPGRTNTISITTGQEGEYFGKCAEFCGEYHSEMLFNVNVVSQAEYDAHIQSLRDAGQTGALGEEYSRDSYPGADDQQQESFNN
- the ctaD gene encoding cytochrome c oxidase subunit I, with translation MSTLEYSRDEAATVAPRVVPRSKGRMVVNWITSTDHKTIGYMYLISSFAFFCIAGVMALLIRAELFEPGMQILETKEQYNQLFTMHGTLMLLMFGTPLFVGFANVIVPLQIGAPDVAFPRLNALAFWFFLFGSLIATAGFLTPQGAASFGWFAYTPLSNSSFSPGAGGDLWVFGLALSGFGTIMGGVNFITTIIAMRAPGMTVWRMGLFTWNTLITSLLVIMVFPPLAAALFALGMDRTLGGHIFDPANGGAVLWQHLFWFFGHPEVYVLALPFFGIVSEIIPVFSRKPLFGYKGLVFATIAIAALSVTVWAHHMYVTGAVMLSFFAFMTMMIAVPTGVKFFNWIGTMWQGSITFETPMLWVLGFMFTFLFGGLTGVILATPPLDFHVSDSYFVVAHFHYVIFGTVVFGMFAGFYFWWPKFTGKMLNERIGKIHFWLLFLGFHMTFLIQHWLGVDGMPRRYADYLPEDNFTWMNQISTVGAMLLGVSMIPWFWNVYTTWRNGTKVEVDDPWGFGGSLEWATSCPPPRHNFTSLPRIRSERPALDLHHPELAAESPQQSPVDDGAIATRKG
- a CDS encoding cytochrome c oxidase subunit 4, which translates into the protein MKLSIKLFILIGGFSLLVAVVYGFLTRFDELVGFPALLAVGAMSFMLAVYLWLVNRNTGGVLPEDKLDGEIVESAGEYGHFSPWSWWPLLLGTGCALAFTALAMGWWILGLAAPLAVLGLVGLIFEYSRGDHAH
- the istB gene encoding IS21-like element helper ATPase IstB, whose protein sequence is MNTATTAPAAPPLPEDLAAVLKRMRMPYLRAAAPEVLATARSQRWDPTEVLRVLLAEEARGRDEATRAARRKAAGLPAGKTFASWREADSSIPVPTQSALATLEWVGRAENLAISGPSGTGKTHFVEALAHQVIDAGMRVSWFTLESLTAAIGRAGADGSIGKTIARITRAELIVVDDIGMLPSGQAAAEAFYRLVDATYERRSLAVTSNIHPAGFDTIMPKTLATAAVDRLLHHAHVIITEGTSLRLTEATAGRGVVPLN